The proteins below are encoded in one region of Alistipes indistinctus YIT 12060:
- a CDS encoding DUF5131 family protein: MPLWNPWHGCHKLSAGCRHCYVYRIDEKHGRDSSVVTKTRNFGFPVRRTRTGTYKIPAGSTVFTCFSSDFFVEEADPWRPEAWEMIRERSDLHFFMITKRIDRLEANLPPDWEAGYPHVTICCTVENQERADYRLPIYRNAPIRHKIIICEPLLGPIDLSPWPGPWFEQLVAGGESGLEARTCSFEWVLDLRRQCVERGVSFRFRQTGARLLKDGTLYRIRRQFQHSQARKSGLDYK, translated from the coding sequence ATGCCCCTGTGGAATCCCTGGCACGGTTGCCACAAACTGAGCGCCGGGTGTCGGCATTGTTACGTGTACCGGATCGACGAAAAGCACGGTCGCGACAGTTCCGTCGTCACCAAAACGCGCAATTTCGGTTTTCCGGTGCGGCGCACACGTACCGGCACCTATAAAATTCCGGCCGGCAGCACGGTTTTCACCTGTTTCAGTTCCGACTTTTTCGTCGAGGAGGCCGATCCTTGGCGGCCCGAAGCGTGGGAGATGATCCGGGAACGCAGCGACCTTCATTTCTTCATGATTACCAAACGGATCGACCGGCTCGAAGCGAACCTGCCGCCGGACTGGGAAGCGGGATACCCTCACGTCACGATCTGCTGCACGGTCGAAAACCAGGAGCGGGCCGACTACCGGCTGCCGATCTACCGGAATGCACCGATCAGACACAAAATAATCATCTGTGAACCGCTGCTCGGACCGATCGACCTTTCGCCGTGGCCCGGCCCGTGGTTCGAACAACTGGTCGCCGGAGGCGAATCGGGCCTCGAAGCGCGTACCTGTTCTTTCGAATGGGTGCTCGATCTGCGCAGGCAATGTGTCGAACGCGGCGTATCGTTCCGTTTCCGGCAAACCGGAGCCCGGCTGCTCAAAGACGGAACGCTCTACCGCATCCGCCGCCAATTCCAGCACTCACAAGCCCGCAAATCGGGCCTCGACTACAAATAA
- a CDS encoding GNAT family N-acetyltransferase has translation METYPFTDNTEKKQYELHVGNLTPKIEYIKNKNGEIYLTHTEVPSALEGKGIGSQLVEQALKDIERQGLRLVPLCPFVAGYIQKHPDWKRIVMQGINIG, from the coding sequence ATGGAAACATACCCATTCACCGATAACACCGAAAAAAAGCAGTATGAACTGCATGTCGGCAACCTGACCCCGAAAATCGAATACATCAAGAACAAAAACGGGGAGATATACCTGACGCATACCGAGGTGCCGTCCGCACTCGAAGGCAAGGGCATCGGCAGCCAGCTCGTCGAACAGGCTTTGAAAGATATCGAGCGGCAGGGACTCCGGCTTGTCCCGCTATGTCCTTTCGTGGCCGGTTATATCCAAAAACATCCGGACTGGAAACGTATTGTGATGCAAGGCATCAATATCGGCTGA
- a CDS encoding glycoside hydrolase family 36 protein — protein sequence MEGTQMRLDIWCDMTGVLVESGETRPSDEVLVAIRPWGAAMQARSRWIADVAGVRNTKKPVFGWCSWYRSKTDVTAEEVCSLADYVGKNRDRIPMEVVQIDEGWHRSRYDWRENGKFSMGMDSIARCIRKAGMVPGVWLCPVNPEVMPFEAGSPRRVFPAEWYINYGTGEPSMTRLDPTQPEARAHMRKVLQTLYDQGYRYFKLDFSYIPNDSRSFYNPKVTRLQAQRALFRLYREAIGEESYLMACCYQQRTIVPYADANRIGTDCCAEEGFCRPLASDGLPGNLWSPYFPILSMASSCYENGILGNSDPDVTYLAYTHKTKPAQLLTFHSFIGTLGGAVLTSDLLYLPEFDQPQNIRLFEILNPSAREKGVSFSGGFDPYGREFGCVVERSYGNSVNLLLWNPEHKQAADLTMTHVPLEKIGKRFHVWSLWDEAYLGIHGNDFHVPQVAPYEHKLLRLTALSEGPSLIGSNLHISMGATEVLSLERQQDKLQITLDPDAGARNGKLFIYSEEPLSQAVSTNSDVFVCKQQGTDHVYVVTLTGRVRERPETVTLRIGAGEAPGQQTVLKDKARAAKWDKASFSQGWLTAW from the coding sequence GTGGAGGGTACGCAGATGCGGCTCGACATCTGGTGCGACATGACCGGAGTCCTCGTGGAATCGGGTGAAACGCGGCCCTCCGACGAAGTACTCGTGGCAATACGGCCGTGGGGCGCGGCTATGCAGGCCCGTAGCCGCTGGATAGCCGACGTCGCCGGGGTCCGGAATACGAAAAAGCCTGTTTTCGGCTGGTGCAGCTGGTACCGGAGCAAAACGGACGTAACGGCCGAAGAGGTGTGTTCGCTGGCCGACTATGTGGGAAAAAACCGCGACCGGATTCCGATGGAAGTGGTACAGATCGATGAAGGGTGGCACCGTTCGCGCTACGACTGGCGGGAAAACGGTAAATTCTCCATGGGTATGGACAGCATTGCGCGCTGTATCCGGAAAGCGGGTATGGTGCCGGGCGTTTGGCTCTGCCCCGTCAATCCCGAAGTAATGCCGTTCGAGGCAGGATCCCCGCGCCGGGTTTTCCCGGCCGAGTGGTATATCAATTACGGCACCGGCGAACCGTCGATGACCCGGCTCGACCCCACCCAACCCGAGGCACGGGCCCATATGCGCAAGGTGCTGCAAACACTCTACGACCAAGGCTACCGCTATTTCAAACTTGACTTCTCATACATCCCCAACGACAGCCGCAGTTTTTACAACCCGAAAGTGACACGCCTACAGGCGCAGCGGGCGCTTTTCCGGCTGTACCGCGAAGCGATCGGCGAGGAGAGCTACCTTATGGCATGCTGCTACCAGCAGCGCACGATCGTCCCGTATGCCGACGCCAACCGCATCGGAACCGACTGCTGTGCGGAAGAGGGTTTCTGCCGCCCGCTGGCAAGCGACGGGCTGCCGGGCAACTTATGGAGTCCCTATTTCCCGATCCTGTCGATGGCGAGCAGCTGCTATGAAAACGGCATCCTCGGCAACAGCGATCCGGACGTCACCTACCTGGCTTATACGCACAAAACCAAACCGGCACAGCTGCTCACCTTCCACAGTTTCATCGGAACGCTGGGCGGCGCGGTGCTGACCTCCGACCTGCTCTACCTGCCGGAGTTCGACCAGCCGCAGAATATCCGCCTATTCGAAATACTCAACCCGTCCGCGCGGGAAAAGGGGGTATCATTCAGCGGGGGATTCGACCCCTACGGACGCGAATTCGGCTGCGTGGTCGAACGTTCGTACGGAAATTCGGTCAACCTGCTGCTGTGGAACCCGGAACACAAACAGGCCGCCGACCTGACCATGACCCATGTTCCGCTGGAGAAGATCGGAAAGCGGTTCCACGTCTGGTCGCTGTGGGACGAGGCTTACCTGGGTATCCACGGCAACGATTTCCACGTGCCGCAGGTGGCTCCCTACGAACACAAATTGCTGCGCCTGACCGCACTTTCAGAGGGTCCCAGCCTGATCGGATCCAATCTGCACATCAGCATGGGCGCCACCGAGGTGCTCTCGTTAGAACGGCAGCAGGACAAACTGCAGATTACCCTCGATCCCGACGCCGGCGCACGCAACGGCAAACTCTTCATCTATTCGGAAGAGCCGCTTTCGCAGGCCGTTTCGACGAACTCGGATGTTTTCGTATGCAAACAGCAGGGAACAGACCACGTCTATGTGGTCACGCTGACCGGCCGGGTCCGGGAGCGGCCCGAAACAGTCACCCTCCGGATCGGAGCCGGAGAGGCCCCCGGACAACAAACCGTACTGAAAGACAAAGCCCGTGCGGCGAAATGGGATAAAGCCTCGTTTTCGCAGGGGTGGCTGACCGCCTGGTAA
- a CDS encoding DUF4886 domain-containing protein gives MCSLICYLIVCCPPTLTAQQQPREVVRILAVGNSFSDDGVEYLDELAKAAGIRLIVGNLYIGGCSLERHWENVSKGLPAYDYRKNCEGVQSNTPKTSLLSALQDEPWDYITVQQVSQNSGLYDTYYPFMPSLLQYLRTHATNPGVRFAIHQVWAYACDSNHSGFANYDNDQSRMYREIVKTVNRVSRKEHIPIVIPSGTAIQTGRNLMGDRMTRDGFHLDYGLGRYIAACTWYETFFGPVEGNPFHPESVSPREAALGQRIAHTALQHPDEPGVLK, from the coding sequence TTGTGCAGCCTGATCTGCTACCTGATCGTCTGCTGCCCGCCTACCCTGACTGCCCAACAGCAACCGCGCGAGGTCGTCCGCATTCTCGCCGTCGGCAACAGCTTCTCCGACGACGGGGTGGAATACCTGGACGAACTGGCCAAAGCCGCCGGCATCCGGCTGATCGTCGGGAACCTCTACATCGGGGGCTGCTCGCTGGAGCGCCACTGGGAGAACGTCAGCAAGGGACTTCCCGCATACGATTACCGCAAGAACTGCGAAGGCGTGCAGTCCAACACCCCCAAGACCTCCCTCCTGTCGGCATTGCAGGACGAACCGTGGGACTACATTACGGTTCAGCAGGTCAGCCAGAATTCCGGCCTATACGACACCTACTACCCCTTCATGCCCTCCCTGCTGCAATACCTGCGCACACACGCAACCAATCCCGGGGTGCGCTTCGCCATCCATCAGGTCTGGGCTTATGCCTGCGATTCCAACCATTCGGGATTTGCGAATTACGACAACGACCAATCCCGAATGTATCGGGAAATCGTCAAAACGGTCAACCGGGTCTCCCGCAAAGAGCACATTCCGATCGTGATACCGTCCGGCACGGCGATCCAGACCGGGCGCAACCTGATGGGAGATCGGATGACCCGGGACGGATTCCACCTCGATTACGGACTGGGCCGCTACATCGCAGCCTGCACCTGGTATGAAACTTTTTTCGGGCCGGTCGAAGGCAATCCGTTCCACCCCGAAAGCGTATCGCCCCGGGAAGCCGCATTGGGCCAACGTATCGCACACACGGCCCTGCAACATCCCGACGAGCCGGGTGTCCTGAAATGA
- a CDS encoding (4Fe-4S)-binding protein: protein MGKKIEYSNDELTIIWQPEVCQHAGICVKMLPQVYRPKERPWLRIENAPTDRLIAQINCCPSGALSYRMNTK from the coding sequence ATGGGAAAGAAAATCGAATATTCAAACGACGAACTGACCATCATCTGGCAGCCCGAGGTCTGCCAGCATGCAGGGATCTGCGTCAAAATGCTGCCTCAGGTATACCGTCCCAAAGAACGCCCCTGGCTCAGGATCGAAAACGCTCCGACAGACCGGCTGATCGCGCAGATCAACTGCTGTCCGTCCGGCGCACTGAGCTACCGGATGAATACAAAATAG
- a CDS encoding tetratricopeptide repeat protein, translated as MNIRKTLLTTTLFFAGTATALLADNGKAIEFYKTGRIEPAKAMLLQNLATGAGDKAEAAYYLGEIYKDANQLDSAAYYYGVGKAADPANLMNSIGELSLLKLKNPTAADQQFEALLSNKLNRKNPDLPSLYVAAAAAYKDRPIKAEEFLNKAKAMDKKLASIYVLEADMQAANKDYNGAAANYEQAITFDPNCKEAYVKYARIYAPINSEVAAEVLNRLLAHDPSSAVAHRELAEIYYKDGKLLKAAEAYAEYINDAHVSTSDYARYATILFFKGDYAKSKEIVEQALPKTPRDLVLNRLMFYNDFELGNKEAARSEADKFFNAGYEAADFIGQDYLYYGRLLIQDKQFQQGIAQLQKALELDPGKIELYQEIGSAYEGMNDYDNAIANFSLYIQKAPEDQVQVADYFNLGKAAYYAGSEMDTTAADYQAKKAAYFAKADSMFSFVAEKVPDSYLGHFWRARVNSALDPETDKGLAKPFYEKTIEVLDAKGDGDPRIYIECYSYLGYYYYVKEDIENSKIYWEKILAIDPTNEIANRAMSGLK; from the coding sequence ATGAACATCCGGAAAACATTACTGACCACCACCCTGTTCTTCGCAGGAACCGCCACCGCCCTGCTCGCAGACAACGGTAAAGCGATCGAATTCTACAAAACGGGCCGTATCGAACCGGCAAAAGCCATGTTGCTGCAAAATCTCGCCACCGGTGCCGGAGACAAAGCCGAAGCCGCCTATTACCTCGGCGAAATCTATAAGGATGCCAACCAACTCGACTCCGCAGCCTATTACTACGGCGTCGGCAAAGCCGCTGATCCGGCCAACCTGATGAACTCGATCGGCGAACTTTCACTGCTGAAACTGAAGAACCCCACGGCAGCCGACCAGCAATTCGAAGCCCTGCTGAGCAATAAACTCAACCGGAAGAATCCCGACCTGCCCAGCCTGTACGTGGCTGCCGCTGCCGCTTACAAAGACCGCCCCATCAAAGCCGAAGAGTTCCTCAACAAAGCCAAGGCGATGGACAAGAAGTTAGCCAGCATCTACGTGCTGGAAGCCGACATGCAGGCTGCCAACAAAGACTACAACGGCGCCGCCGCCAACTACGAGCAGGCCATCACCTTCGACCCGAACTGCAAAGAGGCTTACGTGAAATATGCGCGCATTTACGCCCCGATCAACTCGGAAGTCGCTGCGGAAGTGCTGAACCGCCTGCTGGCTCACGACCCCTCGTCGGCAGTCGCACACCGCGAGCTGGCCGAAATCTATTACAAGGACGGCAAACTGCTCAAAGCCGCTGAAGCGTATGCGGAATACATCAACGATGCCCACGTTTCGACCAGCGACTACGCCCGTTACGCAACGATCCTCTTCTTCAAGGGCGACTACGCTAAATCGAAAGAGATCGTGGAGCAGGCCCTGCCGAAAACCCCGAGAGATCTGGTCCTGAACCGTCTGATGTTCTACAACGATTTCGAGCTGGGTAACAAGGAGGCTGCACGCAGCGAAGCCGACAAGTTCTTCAATGCCGGTTACGAAGCGGCCGATTTCATCGGCCAGGACTACCTGTACTACGGTCGCCTGCTGATTCAGGACAAACAGTTCCAGCAGGGTATCGCCCAGTTGCAGAAGGCACTCGAGCTGGATCCGGGCAAAATAGAGCTCTACCAGGAGATCGGTTCTGCATACGAGGGTATGAACGACTATGACAATGCCATCGCCAATTTCAGCCTTTACATCCAGAAAGCTCCCGAAGATCAGGTACAGGTTGCCGATTATTTCAACCTCGGCAAAGCCGCCTACTATGCCGGCAGTGAAATGGACACCACCGCTGCCGATTACCAAGCCAAGAAAGCGGCTTACTTTGCCAAAGCGGACAGTATGTTCAGCTTCGTGGCCGAGAAGGTGCCCGACAGTTACCTGGGCCACTTTTGGCGCGCACGCGTGAACTCCGCGCTCGACCCCGAAACAGACAAGGGGCTCGCCAAACCGTTCTACGAAAAGACGATCGAAGTACTGGACGCCAAAGGCGACGGCGATCCCCGCATCTATATCGAGTGCTACAGCTACCTGGGCTACTATTATTATGTCAAGGAAGACATCGAAAACTCGAAGATTTACTGGGAGAAGATTCTCGCGATCGATCCGACCAACGAAATCGCTAACCGCGCGATGAGCGGCCTGAAATAA
- a CDS encoding sialidase family protein: protein MLIGFLLILATAVGCGSDRPPGTVICHYNQQDSIYVGSPSLCILPDGTYIASHDEFGPGSSSTTAAVTRIYRSEDRGEHWRPVTRLDGQFWSNLFVHRGILFLMGTDKEHGNLIIRRSEDRGNTWSSPIDSITGLLRMGEYHTAPMPVISYRGRIWRAVECARSNTDIWGKRYSAMIISAPDSADLLQAASWSVTDSLPYDSTYLDGKFGAWLEGNAVVTPDGNVADLLRVDYAPGPEYAALIRLRDSVSFDPFDPEKDFVRMPGGAKKFTVRYDSLSGRYWSLVNYVTQEWAGKQNPAWVRNTLALSSSPNLQEWTVHRTVLHHPDIAKHGFQYADWLFDGNDIVLLSRTAYDDNGTGAHNCHDANYMTFHRIKDFRKALTEQAGNR from the coding sequence ATGCTCATCGGTTTTCTGCTTATTCTTGCTACCGCCGTAGGATGCGGCAGCGACAGGCCGCCGGGCACCGTAATCTGCCACTACAATCAACAGGACAGTATCTACGTCGGCTCCCCCAGCCTTTGTATCCTGCCGGACGGCACCTACATCGCTTCGCACGATGAATTCGGCCCCGGTTCCTCGTCCACGACAGCAGCCGTCACCCGGATCTACCGCTCCGAAGACCGGGGCGAACACTGGCGCCCGGTCACACGCCTCGACGGACAGTTCTGGTCGAATCTTTTCGTGCACAGGGGAATACTCTTCCTGATGGGAACGGACAAAGAGCACGGCAACCTCATCATCCGGCGCTCCGAGGACCGGGGTAATACATGGAGCTCCCCGATCGACAGCATCACGGGCCTGTTACGGATGGGTGAATATCACACCGCTCCCATGCCGGTAATATCCTACCGGGGACGAATATGGCGGGCCGTAGAGTGCGCACGTTCCAACACGGATATTTGGGGAAAGCGTTACAGCGCGATGATAATCTCGGCACCGGACAGTGCAGACTTGTTACAAGCCGCCAGTTGGAGTGTCACAGACAGTTTGCCGTACGATTCGACCTATCTGGACGGGAAATTCGGTGCATGGCTCGAGGGAAATGCTGTCGTCACACCCGACGGGAATGTCGCCGACCTGCTGCGCGTAGATTATGCTCCGGGACCCGAATACGCCGCCCTGATCCGGTTGCGCGATTCGGTATCATTCGACCCGTTCGACCCTGAAAAAGATTTCGTCCGGATGCCGGGAGGAGCCAAAAAGTTTACAGTGCGGTACGACTCTCTCTCCGGCCGCTACTGGTCGTTGGTCAACTATGTCACACAGGAGTGGGCCGGCAAACAAAATCCCGCATGGGTCAGAAATACCCTGGCGCTATCCAGTTCGCCGAACCTGCAGGAATGGACCGTGCACCGCACCGTGCTGCACCATCCCGACATTGCCAAGCACGGTTTCCAATATGCAGACTGGCTGTTCGACGGAAACGATATCGTATTGCTGTCCCGTACGGCTTATGACGATAACGGAACCGGTGCGCACAACTGCCACGACGCGAATTACATGACCTTCCACCGCATTAAGGACTTCCGTAAGGCCTTGACCGAACAAGCCGGCAACCGGTAA
- a CDS encoding DUF4396 domain-containing protein, with the protein MSYFPLLAATTVLAGLLSAIFIAIDLSKHPQRMKVMNAVWVLTGLWAGLLGLGAYILFGRQDDPAENRNANGSNPVAPGKPMAMERPRWQAIALSTLHCGAGCTLADLTGEWFTAVVPISVGGSLIAGSWIFNYLLALVFGFWFQYLAIRSMGGLSAGRALNRAVKADFLSLTAWQAGMYGWMALVYFVFFAATPLPKSSWTFWFMMQLAMCAGFLLAYPVNGWLIRLGIKKAM; encoded by the coding sequence ATGAGTTATTTTCCCCTCCTCGCAGCGACCACCGTATTGGCCGGGCTGCTTTCAGCGATCTTTATCGCGATTGACCTTTCGAAGCATCCGCAACGGATGAAAGTGATGAATGCCGTGTGGGTATTGACCGGTTTGTGGGCCGGACTGCTGGGTCTGGGGGCTTATATCCTCTTCGGGCGGCAGGACGATCCGGCTGAAAACCGAAACGCAAACGGCTCGAACCCTGTTGCGCCCGGCAAACCCATGGCCATGGAGCGTCCCCGGTGGCAGGCAATCGCCCTCTCGACACTGCACTGCGGAGCGGGATGCACGCTGGCCGACCTGACCGGAGAGTGGTTTACGGCCGTTGTGCCCATATCCGTCGGCGGCAGCCTGATCGCCGGCAGCTGGATATTCAACTACCTGCTCGCACTAGTGTTCGGTTTTTGGTTTCAATACCTGGCCATCCGCAGCATGGGCGGTCTCTCGGCCGGGCGCGCACTGAACCGGGCCGTCAAGGCGGATTTTCTCTCGCTCACCGCATGGCAGGCGGGTATGTACGGCTGGATGGCCCTCGTCTATTTCGTTTTCTTTGCCGCAACGCCTCTACCCAAAAGTTCATGGACCTTTTGGTTCATGATGCAGCTCGCCATGTGCGCCGGTTTCCTGCTCGCCTACCCGGTAAACGGATGGCTGATTCGCCTCGGCATCAAAAAAGCGATGTAA
- a CDS encoding linear amide C-N hydrolase: MCTRVVYQGTNATILTGRSMDWKEECRSNLWIFPRGMDRSGEAGNNPVLWKSKYGSVIASAYDICSTDGMNERGLVANLLWLAESSYPKWSGTKPGLTIAAWVQYVLDNYATVSEAVDDLSQEKFEVVSSLMPDGSRFATLHLAISDATGDSAIFEYLGGKLTVHHDRSYQVMTNSPVFDQQLALNEYWKNIGGTTFLPGTNRAADRFVRASFYVNAVPKTDDQRIATASVFSVIRNTSVPYGISTPDEPNISSTRWRTVSDQKNLIYFFESTLYPNVFWVDFKEVDFSEGAPTQMLDLVGGTTYAGNATDRFTEAQPFKFLGVK, encoded by the coding sequence ATGTGTACCAGAGTCGTTTATCAAGGAACTAACGCAACGATCCTCACCGGAAGGTCGATGGACTGGAAAGAGGAGTGCCGGAGCAATTTGTGGATTTTCCCGCGCGGCATGGACCGTAGCGGTGAAGCCGGCAATAATCCGGTACTGTGGAAGTCGAAATACGGCAGCGTGATCGCTTCGGCCTACGACATATGCAGCACGGACGGCATGAATGAACGGGGATTGGTCGCCAACCTGCTTTGGCTGGCCGAATCCTCCTATCCGAAATGGAGCGGCACCAAACCGGGACTGACCATCGCGGCGTGGGTGCAATATGTCCTCGACAATTATGCGACGGTTTCCGAAGCAGTCGACGACCTCTCCCAGGAGAAATTCGAAGTGGTCTCGAGCCTGATGCCCGACGGATCGCGGTTTGCGACGCTGCACCTGGCCATCTCGGATGCTACCGGCGACAGCGCCATATTCGAATACCTCGGCGGCAAACTGACCGTTCACCACGACCGCAGCTACCAGGTTATGACCAATTCACCGGTATTCGACCAGCAACTCGCGCTGAACGAATACTGGAAAAACATCGGGGGCACCACCTTCCTGCCGGGTACCAACCGGGCCGCAGACAGGTTCGTCCGGGCCTCGTTTTACGTGAACGCCGTTCCGAAAACCGACGACCAGCGAATCGCCACCGCAAGCGTATTCAGCGTTATCCGTAACACTTCCGTCCCCTATGGTATCAGCACGCCTGACGAGCCGAACATTTCATCGACCCGCTGGAGGACGGTCTCCGACCAGAAAAACCTGATTTACTTCTTTGAATCCACTCTTTACCCCAATGTATTCTGGGTCGATTTTAAAGAGGTTGACTTTTCGGAAGGAGCTCCGACCCAAATGCTGGACCTCGTCGGAGGAACGACCTACGCCGGGAACGCCACCGACCGGTTCACGGAAGCACAGCCGTTCAAATTCCTCGGGGTAAAATAA
- a CDS encoding TraR/DksA family transcriptional regulator, translating into MSEHEKTRYSDEELLEFKKIILDKLEKAKADYDLLRSTITHTSSNDIEDTSPTFKVLEEGAATLSKEESGRLAQRQLKFIQHLEAALVRIENKSYGICRETGKLIPKERLRIVPHATLCIEAKGERR; encoded by the coding sequence ATGTCAGAGCATGAAAAGACTCGGTACTCAGATGAGGAGCTACTCGAATTCAAGAAGATAATACTGGATAAGCTGGAGAAGGCCAAGGCCGATTACGACCTGTTGCGTTCTACGATCACCCACACTTCGAGCAACGACATCGAAGATACCTCTCCGACGTTCAAAGTGCTGGAAGAGGGTGCTGCGACGCTTTCCAAAGAGGAGTCGGGCCGGTTGGCCCAGCGGCAGCTGAAGTTCATCCAGCACCTCGAGGCGGCATTGGTGCGCATCGAGAACAAGTCTTACGGTATTTGCCGCGAGACGGGTAAGTTGATCCCCAAAGAGCGGCTGCGGATCGTACCGCACGCAACGTTGTGCATCGAAGCCAAAGGCGAGCGCCGTTAG
- the rnhA gene encoding ribonuclease HI — protein MATITMYTDGSALGNPGPGGYGVVLMSGPYRKELSCGYAHTTNNRMELMAVIAGLEALKNDGCDVTVYSDSKYVVDAVAKGWVFGWERKGFKDKKNPDLWRRFLALYRRHNVRFVWVKGHAEIPENERCDRLAVAASSSGDLIEDTGYRAGEAGSLL, from the coding sequence GTGGCGACAATTACTATGTATACCGACGGTTCGGCGCTGGGGAATCCCGGCCCGGGCGGTTACGGCGTCGTATTGATGAGCGGCCCTTACCGCAAGGAACTCAGCTGCGGCTATGCGCATACGACCAATAACCGGATGGAGCTGATGGCGGTCATCGCCGGGCTCGAAGCGCTCAAAAACGACGGCTGCGACGTAACGGTTTATTCGGACTCGAAATATGTGGTCGATGCCGTTGCGAAGGGATGGGTCTTCGGCTGGGAGCGCAAAGGATTCAAAGACAAGAAAAATCCCGACCTGTGGCGGAGGTTTCTCGCCCTGTACCGGCGGCATAACGTGCGTTTCGTCTGGGTTAAGGGGCACGCCGAAATTCCTGAAAACGAGCGATGCGACCGGCTGGCCGTGGCTGCTTCGTCGTCGGGCGACCTGATCGAAGATACGGGGTACCGGGCCGGTGAGGCCGGCAGCCTGCTTTGA